The following proteins are co-located in the Flectobacillus major DSM 103 genome:
- a CDS encoding LytR/AlgR family response regulator transcription factor encodes MFNILSQPYPHAQSARKNITLAIGTGLFVALFLTYFQPFGSNNWQDPNKLWLLSGFGLVTTTLMLLNSFLVPKALPNAFVEQSWTMLKEITFVAYHILSIAIGNVLYAQLTGLMDPQIRGAFSMIIYTFTLGIIPTIVIILINYIYHLKLYAIEKHNIPSNTIKLSDHNLLITLTSENEKDHISFLEQDLCYIESSDNYCTVYFLKENKLYKEILRSSLSRLESILPQNTNYVRCHRSFVVNLGKIEAVSGNAQGYKFHLYNQSLTVPVSRKYASIVEPFK; translated from the coding sequence ATGTTCAATATTCTTTCTCAGCCTTACCCTCATGCACAATCAGCCCGCAAAAATATTACCTTGGCCATTGGTACTGGTCTATTTGTAGCCCTTTTTCTCACCTACTTTCAGCCATTTGGTTCTAACAACTGGCAAGACCCCAATAAGCTTTGGTTGCTGAGTGGCTTTGGGTTAGTTACTACCACACTCATGTTACTCAACTCATTCCTTGTTCCCAAAGCTCTGCCCAATGCTTTTGTTGAGCAATCATGGACAATGCTCAAGGAAATCACATTTGTTGCTTATCATATTCTCAGCATAGCCATTGGTAATGTACTTTATGCTCAGCTAACGGGCCTGATGGATCCCCAAATCAGAGGGGCATTTTCAATGATTATTTATACATTTACACTAGGTATTATTCCTACCATTGTAATAATCTTAATCAACTACATTTATCATCTCAAGCTATATGCTATAGAAAAGCACAATATTCCTAGCAATACCATAAAGCTATCAGACCACAATTTATTAATCACACTTACCTCCGAAAACGAAAAAGACCATATTTCTTTTTTAGAACAAGACCTATGCTATATCGAATCAAGCGATAATTATTGTACCGTTTATTTTTTGAAAGAAAATAAGCTTTATAAAGAAATTTTAAGAAGTAGCTTGAGTAGACTAGAGAGTATTTTACCACAAAATACCAACTATGTACGTTGTCATCGTTCGTTTGTTGTGAATTTAGGAAAAATAGAAGCAGTATCGGGCAATGCCCAAGGCTATAAGTTTCATCTCTATAACCAAAGCCTTACCGTACCAGTATCCCGCAAATATGCTTCCATTGTAGAGCCGTTTAAGTAA